The following are from one region of the Edwardsiella tarda ATCC 15947 = NBRC 105688 genome:
- a CDS encoding VirK/YbjX family protein — protein sequence MSTLEIGHARRPAHPGFTLFAALAQGKYRPSGLWHKASFRAKFALRTLLMPRASGQLLTMLASLAQRDAILSCQPRLPCRLHHPYLSRRFSRHQIIAALSTHYRLIDHWLSHAQRQALYSGQSLTLAQVCGKQEQSYTLRLAVRERLGKEGELSLSLHDQQDHLLAVCTFTLLTHHGVPTLFIGGLQGSSPSLPHSYTQAATKACHGLFPKRLLAEALSEIAQRARCQQILAVGNADHIYSHWRYRRKKQSQMLADYDGFWRSLNGEPNEEGYFSLPLTPTRKPAESIPSKKRAEYRRRYQLLDALQQALRDHLDQAPSSD from the coding sequence ATGTCCACTCTTGAGATCGGCCACGCTCGCCGCCCCGCCCACCCCGGTTTCACGCTATTCGCCGCGCTGGCACAGGGGAAGTACCGCCCGTCTGGGCTGTGGCATAAGGCCAGCTTCCGCGCCAAATTTGCCCTGCGTACCCTGTTAATGCCCCGCGCCAGCGGACAACTGCTGACCATGCTGGCCAGCTTGGCGCAACGCGATGCCATCCTGAGCTGCCAGCCCCGTCTGCCTTGCCGCCTGCATCATCCCTATCTGAGTCGCCGTTTTTCCCGGCACCAGATCATCGCCGCCTTAAGCACACATTACCGCCTGATCGACCACTGGCTCAGCCACGCACAACGCCAGGCGCTGTATAGCGGCCAGTCGTTAACCCTGGCGCAGGTCTGCGGCAAGCAGGAGCAGAGTTACACCCTGCGCCTAGCGGTAAGGGAGCGCTTGGGCAAGGAGGGGGAACTCTCCCTCTCCCTGCACGATCAGCAGGATCATCTGCTCGCCGTCTGCACCTTCACTCTGCTCACGCATCATGGCGTGCCCACACTCTTCATCGGCGGGCTGCAAGGCTCCTCACCATCGCTGCCGCACAGCTACACGCAGGCGGCGACCAAGGCATGTCATGGGCTCTTTCCTAAGCGCCTGTTGGCCGAGGCACTGAGTGAGATCGCGCAACGGGCGCGGTGCCAGCAGATCCTGGCGGTCGGCAACGCCGATCATATTTACAGCCACTGGCGTTATCGGCGCAAGAAGCAGTCCCAAATGCTGGCCGACTACGATGGCTTCTGGCGCTCCCTCAACGGCGAGCCGAATGAGGAGGGCTACTTCAGCCTGCCCCTGACGCCCACGCGTAAGCCAGCGGAGAGCATTCCGAGTAAGAAGCGCGCCGAATACCGCCGCCGCTATCAGCTGCTCGATGCCCTACAGCAAGCGCTACGCGACCACCTCGACCAGGCGCCCAGCTCCGATTAA
- the cspD gene encoding cold shock domain-containing protein CspD, translating to METGTVKWFNNAKGFGFICPAGGGDDIFAHYTSIQMEGYRTLKAGQRVQFELHIGPKGNHADTIIPLPNEPLA from the coding sequence ATGGAGACGGGTACCGTAAAGTGGTTTAACAACGCCAAAGGCTTTGGCTTCATCTGTCCAGCCGGCGGCGGCGACGATATTTTTGCCCATTACACCTCGATTCAAATGGAGGGTTACCGCACGCTGAAGGCGGGTCAACGGGTACAGTTTGAGCTTCATATTGGGCCGAAAGGCAATCATGCCGACACCATTATCCCCCTTCCCAACGAGCCGCTCGCGTAA
- the clpS gene encoding ATP-dependent Clp protease adapter ClpS, which yields MANLNDWLNLEPLADERTREAVKPPSLYSVILNNDDYTPMEFVIEVLQKFFTYDIERATQLMLTVHYKGKAVCGVFTAEVAETKVALINRYARENDHPLLCTLEKA from the coding sequence ATGGCAAACTTGAACGATTGGCTGAATCTTGAACCCCTGGCCGATGAACGGACACGCGAGGCGGTGAAGCCGCCGTCACTGTATAGCGTCATCTTGAATAATGATGACTATACGCCGATGGAGTTTGTTATTGAGGTATTGCAAAAATTCTTTACCTACGACATCGAACGTGCAACGCAGCTGATGCTGACTGTGCATTATAAGGGAAAGGCGGTGTGCGGCGTGTTTACCGCTGAGGTGGCGGAAACCAAGGTGGCGTTGATCAACCGCTATGCGCGCGAGAATGACCATCCGCTGCTGTGCACGCTGGAAAAAGCCTGA
- the clpA gene encoding ATP-dependent Clp protease ATP-binding subunit ClpA, with product MLNQELELSLNMAFARAREHRHEFMTVEHLLLALLSNPAAREALEACAVDLVALRQELETFIEQTTPQLPQGDTERDTQPTLSFQRVLQRAVFHVQSSGRNEVSGANVLVAIFSEQESQAAYLLRKHDVSRLDIVNFISHGTHKHDGGPEAGGGSSDGASGEEGNAVPGGEERMENFTTNLNQLARVGGIDPLIGRDRELERTIQVLCRRRKNNPLLVGESGVGKTAIAEGLAWRIVQGEVPEVMADCTLYSLDIGSLLAGTKYRGDFEKRFKALLKQLEQDSNSILFIDEIHTIIGAGAASGGQVDAANLIKPLLSGGRIRVIGSTTYQEFSNIFEKDRALARRFQKIDISEPSADETVQILNGLKAKYEAHHDVRYTAKALRAAVDLSVKYINDRHLPDKAIDVIDEAGARSRLMPASRRKKTINVADIEAVVARIARIPEKTVSASDRDVLKNLGERLRMLVFGQDKAISALTEAIKMSRAGLNQDHRPVGSFLFAGPTGVGKTEVTVQLARALDIPLLRFDMSEYMERHTVSRLIGAPPGYVGFDQGGLLTDAVIKSPHAVLLLDEIEKAHPDVFNLLLQVMDNGTLTDNNGRKADFRNVILVMTTNAGVQETQRKSIGFNLQDNSSDAMEEIKRVFTPEFRNRLDGIIWFNHLSSEIIHQVVDKFIVELQAQLDGKGVSLEVSDAARNWLAERGYDRAMGARPMARVIQENLKKPLANELLFGSLVNGGSVSVDVVSGEGNLSYQFRSTQQRKAEDAMP from the coding sequence ATGCTCAACCAAGAACTGGAACTCAGTCTCAACATGGCGTTCGCCAGAGCGCGCGAGCATCGACACGAGTTTATGACTGTCGAACATCTGCTGCTGGCGTTGTTGTCCAACCCGGCGGCGCGCGAGGCGTTGGAGGCCTGTGCGGTGGATCTGGTCGCCTTGCGTCAAGAGCTGGAGACCTTCATCGAACAGACGACGCCGCAGTTGCCCCAGGGTGACACCGAGCGCGATACCCAGCCGACGCTGAGTTTTCAGCGGGTGTTGCAGCGGGCGGTGTTCCATGTGCAATCTTCTGGACGCAATGAGGTTAGTGGCGCCAACGTGTTGGTGGCCATCTTCAGCGAGCAGGAATCCCAGGCGGCCTATCTATTGCGCAAGCATGATGTCAGCCGGTTGGACATCGTTAACTTTATCTCCCATGGTACCCATAAACACGATGGCGGCCCCGAGGCGGGCGGTGGGAGCAGCGATGGCGCCAGCGGGGAAGAGGGCAACGCGGTGCCCGGCGGTGAAGAGCGGATGGAGAACTTCACCACCAACCTGAATCAGCTGGCGCGTGTCGGCGGCATCGATCCGCTGATTGGGCGCGATCGTGAGTTGGAGCGCACCATCCAAGTCTTGTGCCGTCGGCGCAAGAATAACCCGCTACTGGTTGGGGAGTCCGGGGTCGGGAAGACCGCCATCGCCGAAGGGCTGGCCTGGCGCATCGTACAGGGCGAGGTGCCGGAGGTGATGGCCGACTGTACCCTCTACTCGCTGGATATCGGCTCGCTGCTGGCCGGTACCAAGTATCGTGGCGATTTTGAGAAACGCTTTAAGGCGTTGCTGAAACAGTTGGAGCAGGACAGCAACAGCATCCTGTTTATCGATGAGATCCATACCATCATCGGGGCGGGCGCCGCCTCCGGGGGCCAGGTGGATGCGGCCAATCTGATCAAGCCGCTGCTCTCCGGTGGGCGTATCCGCGTCATCGGTTCGACCACCTACCAGGAATTCAGCAATATTTTCGAGAAGGATCGCGCCTTGGCGCGTCGCTTCCAAAAGATCGATATCAGCGAGCCGAGCGCCGACGAGACGGTGCAGATCCTCAACGGGTTGAAGGCCAAGTATGAGGCGCATCACGACGTGCGCTACACCGCCAAGGCGTTGCGGGCGGCGGTCGATCTGTCGGTCAAATATATCAATGATCGCCATCTGCCGGACAAGGCCATCGATGTGATCGACGAGGCGGGCGCGCGTAGCCGGTTGATGCCAGCCAGTCGGCGGAAGAAGACCATTAACGTGGCAGATATCGAGGCGGTGGTCGCGCGTATTGCGCGCATTCCAGAGAAGACCGTCTCCGCCAGCGACCGCGACGTGTTGAAGAATCTGGGCGAGCGTCTACGGATGCTGGTCTTCGGCCAGGATAAGGCCATCAGCGCTTTGACCGAGGCGATCAAGATGAGTCGTGCCGGGCTAAATCAGGATCATCGCCCGGTGGGATCGTTCCTGTTCGCCGGGCCGACCGGGGTCGGTAAGACCGAGGTGACGGTGCAGTTGGCACGCGCGCTGGACATTCCGCTGCTGCGTTTCGACATGTCGGAGTATATGGAGCGCCATACGGTGAGCCGCCTGATCGGCGCCCCGCCGGGCTACGTCGGCTTCGATCAGGGGGGACTGCTGACGGATGCGGTGATCAAGAGTCCGCATGCCGTGCTGCTGCTCGATGAGATCGAGAAGGCGCATCCGGATGTCTTTAACCTGTTGTTGCAGGTGATGGATAACGGAACCCTGACCGATAACAACGGGCGTAAGGCGGATTTCCGCAATGTGATCCTGGTGATGACTACCAACGCCGGGGTGCAGGAGACCCAACGCAAATCCATTGGCTTCAATCTGCAAGACAATAGCAGTGACGCGATGGAGGAGATCAAGCGGGTCTTCACGCCGGAGTTCCGCAACCGTCTGGATGGCATCATCTGGTTTAATCACCTCTCCAGCGAGATCATTCACCAAGTGGTGGATAAGTTTATCGTCGAGTTGCAGGCGCAGTTGGACGGTAAGGGGGTGTCACTGGAGGTGAGCGACGCCGCACGGAATTGGTTGGCGGAGCGGGGTTACGATCGGGCGATGGGTGCACGGCCGATGGCGCGAGTGATCCAGGAAAACCTGAAGAAACCGCTGGCGAACGAACTGTTGTTCGGCTCGTTGGTCAACGGTGGCTCCGTCAGCGTGGATGTGGTGAGCGGTGAGGGGAACCTGAGTTATCAGTTCCGCAGCACCCAGCAGCGTAAGGCCGAGGATGCCATGCCATAA
- the infA gene encoding translation initiation factor IF-1: protein MAKEDNIEMQGTVLDTLPNTMFRVELENGHVVTAHISGKMRKNYIRILTGDKVTVELTPYDLSKGRIVFRSR from the coding sequence ATGGCCAAAGAAGACAATATTGAAATGCAGGGTACCGTTCTGGATACGTTGCCCAACACGATGTTCCGCGTAGAACTGGAAAACGGACACGTCGTTACCGCTCACATCTCCGGTAAAATGCGTAAGAACTACATCCGCATCCTGACGGGCGACAAAGTCACTGTAGAGCTGACCCCGTACGACCTGAGCAAAGGCCGCATTGTCTTCCGTAGCCGCTGA
- the aat gene encoding leucyl/phenylalanyl-tRNA--protein transferase, with amino-acid sequence MRIMQLDKHALAFPSPEQALREPNGLLAIGGDLQPERLWLAYQRGIFPWFSPGQLILWWSPDPRAVLSPAALHISHSLRKAARRTPLRVTLNHDFAGVIAGCAERRSDGTWIGPSVQQAYGQLHRLGHAHSVEVWQGEQLVGGLYGVALGTLFCGESMFSRVSNASKMALWSFCRHFQAMGGQLIDCQVLNSHTASLGAEEIPRRHYLQQLLACRGQSLDARCWRQQSLTLGDPPPIAPITP; translated from the coding sequence ATGCGCATCATGCAACTGGATAAACACGCCCTGGCGTTTCCCTCGCCGGAGCAGGCGCTGCGTGAGCCGAATGGCCTGTTGGCCATCGGCGGCGATCTGCAACCGGAGCGTCTATGGCTCGCCTACCAACGCGGCATCTTCCCCTGGTTCTCGCCGGGGCAGTTGATCCTCTGGTGGTCGCCGGATCCACGCGCCGTATTATCGCCTGCGGCGCTGCATATCAGCCACAGCCTACGCAAGGCGGCGCGGCGCACTCCCCTACGCGTCACCCTCAATCACGACTTCGCCGGCGTCATCGCCGGGTGCGCCGAACGGCGTAGCGATGGCACTTGGATCGGCCCTAGCGTACAGCAGGCCTATGGTCAGTTACATCGGCTGGGCCATGCCCATTCGGTGGAGGTCTGGCAAGGGGAACAGCTGGTCGGCGGCCTGTATGGCGTGGCGCTAGGTACGCTCTTCTGCGGTGAGTCGATGTTCAGTCGAGTCAGCAATGCCTCCAAGATGGCGCTGTGGAGCTTCTGTCGCCATTTTCAGGCGATGGGCGGGCAACTCATCGACTGCCAGGTGTTAAACAGCCACACGGCCTCCCTGGGCGCCGAGGAGATCCCACGCCGCCATTATTTACAACAACTGCTCGCCTGCCGAGGACAGTCGCTCGATGCACGCTGTTGGCGACAGCAGTCTCTTACACTGGGGGATCCCCCCCCAATTGCGCCGATTACGCCTTAA
- the cydC gene encoding heme ABC transporter ATP-binding protein/permease CydC, with product MRVLLPFLALYRRHWFRMSLGMVLAIVTLLASIGLLTLSGWFLAASALAGLAGLVTFNYMLPAAGVRGAAIIRTAGRYAERLISHDATFRVLSHLRVFTFSRLLPLSPGGLARFRQAELLNRLVADVDTLDHLYLRVLSPLISALVIIVVVVCGLAWLDVHLALTLGGIMLLLLIGLPILFYHAGKPVGAALTSLRADYRTQLVGWIRANAELAIYGALGRFRDQLEEKERQWQQQQQRQAALGALAQGIMILASGLTFTLILWLAAGGIADDPTPGALIALFVFATLAAFESLAPVAGAFQQLGQVMASAQRVAQLIDQTPQIRFPEQGKVLDEDAAIALSIEDVHFRYPGQSRAVLNGVTLTLRAGEHVALLGRTGCGKSTLLQLLTRAWEYDQGTIRLNDLPLDSLDEGALRAACAVVSQRVHIFSATLRDNLLLADPEASDAQLSEALRAVGLDRLLDDRALDAWLGDGGRPLSGGEQRRLGIARALLHRAPLLLLDEPTEGLDAETERQILALLRQHCAQKSLLLVTHRLQGLAQMDRICVMDEGSIVEQGRHESLLQARGRYYQLCSQQR from the coding sequence ATGCGAGTATTACTGCCCTTCCTGGCCCTCTACCGCCGACACTGGTTCCGCATGTCGCTCGGCATGGTGCTGGCGATCGTCACCCTACTGGCCAGCATCGGCCTGTTGACCCTCTCCGGTTGGTTCCTCGCCGCCTCCGCGCTGGCGGGACTCGCCGGATTAGTCACCTTCAACTACATGCTGCCCGCCGCTGGGGTTCGCGGCGCCGCCATCATCCGCACGGCCGGGCGTTATGCCGAACGGCTGATCAGCCACGACGCCACCTTCCGGGTGCTCTCGCACCTGCGTGTGTTCACCTTCAGCCGCCTGCTACCGCTGTCACCCGGCGGCCTGGCCCGCTTCCGCCAGGCTGAACTGCTCAACCGCCTGGTGGCCGATGTCGATACGCTGGACCACCTCTACCTGCGCGTACTGTCACCGCTGATCAGCGCGCTGGTGATCATCGTGGTGGTGGTGTGCGGCCTCGCCTGGCTCGATGTCCATCTCGCCCTGACGCTCGGCGGCATCATGTTGCTGCTGTTGATCGGCCTGCCGATCCTGTTCTACCACGCCGGCAAGCCGGTCGGGGCCGCCTTGACCTCGCTGCGCGCCGACTACCGCACGCAGTTAGTCGGCTGGATCCGTGCCAACGCCGAGTTGGCGATCTACGGCGCGTTGGGGCGCTTCCGCGACCAGCTGGAGGAAAAAGAGCGGCAGTGGCAGCAGCAACAACAGCGTCAGGCGGCACTGGGTGCGCTCGCCCAAGGGATCATGATCCTCGCTTCCGGTTTGACCTTTACCCTGATCCTCTGGCTGGCGGCTGGCGGCATCGCCGATGATCCGACGCCGGGTGCGTTGATCGCCCTGTTCGTCTTCGCCACGCTGGCCGCCTTCGAGTCGCTGGCTCCCGTCGCCGGCGCGTTCCAACAGCTGGGCCAGGTGATGGCCTCGGCACAGCGGGTGGCGCAGTTGATCGATCAAACGCCGCAGATACGCTTTCCCGAACAGGGCAAGGTGCTGGATGAGGACGCAGCGATCGCCCTGAGCATCGAGGATGTCCATTTCCGTTACCCCGGTCAGTCGCGGGCGGTGCTGAATGGCGTCACGCTAACGCTCCGTGCCGGGGAGCATGTCGCCTTACTGGGGCGGACCGGCTGCGGGAAGTCGACGCTGTTGCAACTGCTGACCCGTGCCTGGGAGTACGATCAGGGGACGATCCGCCTCAACGATCTCCCGCTCGACAGCCTGGATGAGGGCGCGCTACGCGCCGCCTGTGCCGTCGTGAGCCAACGGGTCCACATCTTCAGCGCCACCCTGCGTGATAATCTATTACTCGCCGACCCAGAGGCCAGCGACGCCCAGCTCAGCGAAGCGCTACGCGCGGTCGGTCTAGATCGCCTGCTGGACGATCGTGCGTTGGATGCCTGGCTCGGCGACGGTGGCCGCCCGCTGTCTGGCGGTGAGCAACGCCGCCTGGGCATCGCACGCGCGCTGCTCCATCGGGCGCCGTTACTGCTATTGGATGAGCCGACCGAGGGCCTGGATGCCGAAACTGAGCGCCAAATCCTGGCGCTGCTGCGCCAACACTGCGCCCAGAAGAGCCTGTTGCTGGTCACCCATCGGCTACAGGGGCTGGCCCAGATGGATCGTATCTGTGTGATGGACGAGGGGAGTATCGTCGAGCAGGGGCGGCATGAGTCGCTGTTACAGGCACGTGGCCGTTACTATCAGCTGTGCAGTCAGCAGCGTTAA
- the cydD gene encoding heme ABC transporter permease/ATP-binding protein CydD → MNKQRQRELTQWLKQHSRLARRWLRLSMLLGLLSGLLIIAQSWLLATLLQQLIIDHTPRSALLNDFALLIATIVLRALLGWLRERVGFHCGQVVRREIRALVLDRLALLGPAWIQGYPAGHWATLILEQIEEMQDFYARYLPQMALAVTIPVLILAAVFPINWAAGLILFATAPLIPLFMALVGMGAADANRRNFLALSRLSANFLDRLRGMDTLRLFHRAQAETQHIAQASEDFRKRTMEVLRLAFLSSAVLEFFASVSIAVVAVYFGFSYLGELNFGHYDHGVTLFAGFLVLILAPEFFQPLRDLGAFYHAKAQAIGAAEALVTFLDDSDQAQAVQTVAADTTPPPSASCTTLSHDSALTLEAHNLEILSPQGQVLAGPLNFRIAAGERIALVGHSGAGKSSLINLLLGFLPYRGELLIDGQPLVSSALDAWRSQLAWVGQNPTLPLATLRDNILLGNPQADEAQLQTAIECAYVAEFLAQLPQGLDTPIGEDAARLSVGQAQRVAVARALIRPCRLLLLDEPTASLDANSERLVMRALQAAARNQTTLMVTHQLDELAHFDRIWVMDQGMLVQQGDFAALSQQRGSPFATLLASRRQEI, encoded by the coding sequence ATGAATAAACAACGACAACGCGAACTCACTCAGTGGCTAAAACAGCATAGCCGCCTAGCCCGTCGCTGGCTGCGGCTCTCCATGCTGCTCGGTCTCCTCTCCGGTCTGCTAATCATCGCGCAATCCTGGTTATTAGCCACCCTACTGCAACAGCTCATCATCGACCACACCCCACGCTCCGCCCTGCTCAACGACTTCGCCCTACTAATCGCCACCATCGTGCTGCGCGCGCTCTTGGGCTGGCTACGCGAACGCGTCGGTTTTCACTGCGGTCAGGTGGTACGCCGCGAGATCCGCGCCCTGGTGCTCGATCGCCTGGCGTTGCTGGGGCCGGCCTGGATCCAGGGCTACCCCGCCGGTCACTGGGCGACGCTGATCCTCGAACAGATCGAAGAGATGCAGGACTTCTATGCCCGTTATCTGCCGCAGATGGCACTGGCGGTGACCATTCCCGTGTTGATCTTGGCCGCCGTCTTTCCCATCAACTGGGCCGCCGGGCTGATCCTGTTCGCCACCGCCCCGCTGATCCCGCTGTTCATGGCGCTGGTCGGGATGGGGGCCGCCGATGCCAACCGGCGTAACTTCCTGGCCCTGAGCCGTCTGAGCGCCAACTTCCTCGACCGCCTACGCGGTATGGATACCCTGCGCCTGTTTCACCGCGCCCAGGCCGAGACCCAGCACATCGCCCAGGCATCGGAAGACTTCCGCAAGCGCACCATGGAGGTATTACGCCTGGCTTTTCTCTCCTCGGCGGTGTTGGAGTTCTTCGCCTCGGTATCGATCGCCGTGGTGGCGGTCTACTTCGGTTTCTCTTACTTAGGCGAGCTCAACTTCGGTCACTATGATCACGGCGTGACCCTGTTCGCCGGCTTCTTGGTGCTGATCCTGGCACCCGAATTCTTCCAGCCGCTACGTGATCTGGGCGCCTTCTACCATGCGAAGGCTCAGGCCATCGGGGCGGCGGAGGCACTGGTCACCTTCCTCGATGACAGCGATCAGGCTCAGGCCGTGCAAACGGTGGCGGCCGATACGACGCCGCCTCCCAGCGCATCCTGCACCACCTTGTCCCATGACAGCGCGCTGACCTTGGAGGCGCATAACCTGGAAATCCTCTCGCCCCAAGGCCAGGTACTGGCCGGACCGCTTAACTTCCGTATCGCCGCCGGTGAGCGTATCGCCCTGGTTGGCCACAGCGGCGCGGGGAAGAGTTCATTGATCAACCTACTGCTCGGCTTCCTGCCCTATCGTGGCGAGTTGCTGATTGACGGCCAACCGTTAGTCAGTAGTGCCCTGGATGCCTGGCGCAGCCAGTTAGCCTGGGTCGGGCAAAACCCGACGCTCCCCCTCGCCACCCTGCGCGACAACATCCTGTTGGGCAATCCCCAGGCGGATGAGGCGCAACTACAGACGGCGATCGAGTGCGCCTACGTCGCCGAGTTTCTGGCGCAACTACCCCAGGGACTGGATACCCCCATCGGAGAGGACGCCGCGCGACTCTCCGTCGGCCAGGCACAACGCGTCGCCGTGGCCCGTGCGTTGATTCGCCCCTGCCGCCTGTTGCTGCTCGATGAGCCAACCGCCAGCCTGGACGCCAATAGCGAACGCTTAGTGATGCGCGCCCTGCAAGCCGCCGCCCGTAACCAGACCACGCTGATGGTCACGCACCAGTTGGACGAGTTGGCGCACTTCGATCGCATCTGGGTGATGGATCAAGGCATGCTGGTACAGCAGGGGGACTTCGCCGCCCTCTCCCAGCAACGGGGTAGCCCCTTCGCCACCCTCCTCGCCAGCCGTCGTCAGGAGATTTAA
- the trxB gene encoding thioredoxin-disulfide reductase: MSSVKHCKLLILGSGPAGYTAAVYAARANLNPVLITGVEKGGQLTTTTDLENWPGDPEGLTGPLLMERMNQHAAKFNTEIVFDHIQRVDLSQRPFHLFGDSQEYSCDALIIATGASARYLGLPSEEAFKGRGVSACATCDGFFYRQQEVAVIGGGNTAVEEALYLANIAAKVHLIHRRDTFRAEKILIDRMMDKVKSGNIVLHTNRTLDEVLGDQMGVNALRLKDTQSDHLEELAVTGLFVAIGHSPNTAIFEGQLLLKDGYIQVNSGLNGNATQTSVPGVFAAGDVMDHIYRQAITSAGTGCMAALDAERYLDGLAHAAL; this comes from the coding sequence ATGAGCTCCGTAAAACATTGCAAGCTTCTCATTCTGGGCTCTGGCCCGGCGGGATATACCGCGGCCGTCTATGCCGCGCGCGCCAACCTCAATCCGGTACTGATCACGGGGGTCGAGAAGGGGGGGCAATTGACCACCACCACCGATCTGGAGAACTGGCCCGGCGATCCGGAAGGGCTAACCGGCCCTTTGCTGATGGAGCGGATGAACCAGCACGCGGCCAAATTCAACACCGAGATCGTCTTCGACCATATCCAACGCGTCGATCTGAGCCAGCGTCCCTTCCACCTATTCGGCGATAGCCAGGAGTACAGCTGTGATGCGCTGATCATCGCTACCGGTGCCTCCGCCCGCTACCTGGGACTCCCCTCGGAAGAGGCCTTTAAGGGGCGTGGCGTCTCCGCCTGCGCCACCTGTGATGGCTTCTTCTATCGCCAGCAAGAGGTGGCCGTCATCGGGGGGGGGAATACCGCTGTCGAAGAGGCCCTCTATCTGGCCAACATCGCCGCCAAGGTGCATCTGATCCACCGCCGCGACACCTTCCGCGCCGAGAAGATCCTCATCGACCGCATGATGGATAAAGTTAAGAGCGGCAACATCGTCCTACATACAAACCGTACCCTGGACGAGGTACTGGGCGATCAGATGGGGGTCAATGCCCTGCGGCTGAAAGATACCCAGAGCGATCATCTGGAAGAGCTGGCCGTGACCGGCCTATTCGTCGCCATCGGTCATAGCCCGAACACCGCCATCTTCGAGGGACAGTTGCTACTGAAAGATGGCTATATCCAGGTCAACTCAGGCCTGAACGGTAATGCCACCCAGACCAGCGTCCCTGGGGTCTTTGCCGCCGGTGACGTCATGGATCACATCTATCGCCAGGCGATCACCTCGGCCGGTACCGGCTGTATGGCGGCCCTGGATGCCGAGCGCTATCTCGACGGTCTCGCCCACGCCGCCTTGTAA
- the lrp gene encoding leucine-responsive transcriptional regulator Lrp: protein MVDNKKRPGKDLDRIDRNILNELQKDGRISNVELSKRVGLSPTPCLERVRRLERQGFIQGYTALLNPHYLDASLLVFVEITLNRGAPDVFEQFNTAVQKLEEIQECHLVSGDFDYLLKTRVPDMSAYRKLLGETLLRLPGVNDTRTYVVMEEVKQSNRLVIKTR, encoded by the coding sequence ATGGTAGATAATAAGAAACGCCCCGGTAAGGACCTTGATCGTATCGACCGCAATATCCTCAATGAGCTGCAAAAGGATGGTCGAATCTCCAACGTTGAGCTTTCCAAACGTGTAGGGCTTTCGCCGACACCGTGCTTGGAGCGTGTGCGCCGTCTGGAGCGGCAGGGATTTATTCAGGGGTATACCGCGCTATTGAACCCGCATTATTTGGATGCCTCGCTGCTGGTGTTCGTCGAGATCACCCTGAATCGTGGGGCGCCGGATGTGTTTGAGCAGTTCAATACGGCGGTGCAGAAATTAGAAGAGATCCAGGAGTGTCACCTGGTGTCCGGTGACTTCGACTATCTGTTGAAGACCCGTGTACCCGATATGTCCGCGTACCGTAAATTGCTCGGGGAGACCCTGTTGCGTCTGCCGGGCGTTAACGACACCCGCACCTATGTGGTGATGGAAGAGGTAAAGCAGAGCAACCGCTTGGTGATCAAGACGCGCTGA
- the lolA gene encoding outer membrane lipoprotein chaperone LolA — protein MKKLLVACCVVVSGMMSASVLASPSSDLQGRLNKVNSFHASFTQAVSTADGTAVQQGEGELWVKRPNLFNWHMTSPDESVLVSDGKTLWFYNPFVEQVTATWLNRATSNTPFMLITRNDASEWAHYNVTQQGNTFDLTPKSNKNNLKKFTITVLPDGTINGFSAVEQDGQRSVYTLKRQQNGAVDAAKFRFTPPPGVTLDDQRQK, from the coding sequence ATGAAAAAGCTGTTAGTTGCCTGCTGTGTTGTCGTGAGCGGCATGATGTCGGCCTCCGTTCTGGCGTCGCCGAGCAGCGATCTGCAAGGCCGTCTGAACAAGGTCAATAGTTTCCATGCCAGCTTTACCCAGGCCGTCAGCACGGCGGATGGGACGGCGGTACAACAGGGTGAGGGCGAGCTGTGGGTGAAGCGTCCCAATCTGTTTAACTGGCACATGACCTCACCGGATGAGAGCGTGCTGGTCTCCGATGGCAAAACCTTGTGGTTCTACAATCCGTTCGTCGAGCAGGTCACGGCCACCTGGTTAAACCGAGCTACCAGCAATACGCCGTTTATGCTGATCACCCGTAATGACGCCAGCGAGTGGGCGCACTATAACGTGACCCAGCAGGGTAACACCTTCGATCTGACGCCGAAGAGCAACAAGAACAACCTGAAGAAATTCACCATTACCGTGTTGCCGGATGGCACCATCAATGGCTTCAGTGCCGTCGAGCAGGACGGTCAGCGCAGCGTCTATACCCTGAAGCGCCAGCAGAATGGGGCGGTCGATGCGGCCAAGTTCCGCTTCACGCCACCGCCGGGCGTGACGCTGGACGATCAGCGCCAGAAGTAA